A genome region from Pseudanabaena sp. Chao 1811 includes the following:
- a CDS encoding 3'(2'),5'-bisphosphate nucleotidase CysQ family protein, producing the protein MNLALQTEICKFIREIGQKAIHLRESGFQVDEKGFDDYVTNVDRELDHLLSQRFQAWFPDDVVISEENSRSQELWKQYAELNQKYWFIDPIDGTDDFIHGREFYSVMVGILEAFQPTLGWIYAPKSDLLYFGGTAINGVFTVTNGNVPEVLYAVPPIGASSDRVIVSKKDDLAYGDAIRAAVPNVEFYTLGSFGLKVMEVVQGRASAYIYLNRRVKLWDTVGPLAIAKAAGLVCCDLSGREIGFGYDDIHPEKLTHNQLIVIGWSKFIDEYLAAIYQELQAQI; encoded by the coding sequence ATGAATCTCGCATTACAAACAGAAATCTGTAAATTTATTCGGGAGATTGGACAAAAAGCAATTCATCTGAGAGAGTCTGGTTTTCAGGTCGATGAGAAGGGCTTTGATGATTATGTAACTAATGTTGATCGCGAACTCGATCATCTCCTCAGTCAAAGGTTTCAAGCATGGTTTCCTGATGATGTGGTAATTAGCGAAGAAAATTCGCGATCGCAGGAACTATGGAAGCAATATGCGGAACTAAATCAAAAGTACTGGTTTATCGATCCCATTGATGGCACGGATGACTTCATTCATGGGCGTGAGTTCTATTCGGTGATGGTTGGGATCTTAGAAGCATTTCAGCCTACGCTGGGTTGGATCTATGCACCAAAGAGCGATCTCTTGTATTTTGGCGGTACGGCGATCAATGGAGTATTCACTGTCACAAATGGGAATGTTCCTGAAGTTCTCTATGCTGTGCCGCCGATTGGTGCAAGTAGCGATCGTGTGATCGTCAGTAAAAAAGATGATCTCGCCTATGGTGATGCCATTCGTGCGGCGGTTCCGAATGTGGAGTTTTATACCCTCGGTAGTTTTGGCTTGAAGGTAATGGAAGTGGTTCAAGGTCGCGCCAGTGCCTATATCTATCTCAATCGTCGGGTGAAGCTCTGGGATACGGTGGGACCTTTAGCGATCGCTAAAGCCGCAGGGCTAGTGTGTTGTGATCTCTCAGGTCGAGAAATTGGATTTGGCTATGATGATATTCATCCTGAGAAATTAACTCACAATCAACTAATTGTGATTGGCTGGTCAAAATTTATTGATGAATATCTGGCAGCAATTTATCAAGAACTTCAAGCCCAAATATAA
- a CDS encoding DUF433 domain-containing protein, which produces MRHLARITFDSDVMGGKPCIRGMRVTVGTLVGLLAVGHSVEEILNAYPYLEKEDIMAALSYAAWRSEEVEVALVSA; this is translated from the coding sequence ATGAGACATTTAGCGCGAATAACTTTTGATTCTGATGTAATGGGAGGTAAGCCTTGCATTCGTGGAATGCGGGTGACTGTGGGTACATTGGTTGGACTATTGGCAGTTGGACATTCGGTTGAAGAAATTTTAAATGCTTATCCCTATTTAGAGAAAGAGGATATTATGGCGGCGTTGTCCTATGCGGCTTGGCGATCTGAGGAGGTTGAGGTCGCTTTGGTGTCGGCATGA
- a CDS encoding Uma2 family endonuclease encodes MNQTLTKSADQYLIKQAVTWEQFKALQSAFAEIGGVRLIYCEGVLEIVGLGRLHEKICVLLTLLLGQYFVLKRIAFVATGAYTQELTGKAEFQADLSYNFGTEKEISDLCIEIVVTSGSVKKLRKYQLKGVPEVWFWQDGKISIYRLQDEEYVLLAASEWLPDLDIAHLEHCLLMESQLDAMLAFQERYQ; translated from the coding sequence ATGAATCAAACTTTAACGAAATCTGCTGACCAATATCTCATCAAGCAGGCTGTGACATGGGAGCAGTTCAAGGCTCTACAATCTGCGTTTGCAGAAATTGGTGGTGTGCGATTAATTTATTGCGAGGGAGTACTGGAAATTGTGGGGCTTGGAAGATTACATGAAAAGATTTGTGTATTACTAACATTGCTACTTGGGCAATATTTTGTTTTAAAGCGTATAGCCTTTGTTGCTACAGGTGCATATACTCAGGAGTTAACAGGAAAGGCTGAATTTCAAGCTGATTTGTCCTATAACTTTGGCACAGAAAAAGAGATTTCTGATTTATGTATTGAAATAGTTGTTACTAGTGGTAGTGTCAAAAAGCTTAGAAAATACCAATTAAAAGGTGTGCCTGAAGTTTGGTTTTGGCAGGATGGCAAGATTAGTATCTATCGCTTGCAGGATGAAGAGTATGTTCTGCTTGCAGCGAGTGAGTGGTTGCCTGATTTGGATATTGCTCATTTGGAACATTGTTTGCTAATGGAGTCTCAGTTAGATGCGATGTTAGCTTTTCAGGAAAGATATCAATGA
- a CDS encoding leucine-rich repeat protein, with amino-acid sequence MTDAELLAIIAQAEREGWTELDLSGNGLEILPPEIGKLHSLKKLVLGKLDLKLSSSSGNLLTTLPNEISQLTNLQEIYIHRNQISIIPDSITKLINLRILDFSLNKISTIPDVIAQLSNLTTLNLSNNQIRRIPDAIAQLSNLTTLNLSINQIRRIPDAIAQLSNLTTLNLSINQITAIPDVIAQLSNLTTLSLNNNQITAIPDVIAQLSNLTELYLWENQITQIPDAIAQLLNLTTLNLGNNQIRQIPEGIGNLANLQNLNIGSNQLHTLPVSISQLSKLKYLNIGLLFGRVSSGQGNKFIEIPNSIFSISSLESLNLSCNLITQIPDEIANLANLTTLNLDSNKITAIPDVIANLANLTTLNLEGNPLPIPPEILNDRNNPKALFDFWLERPRQPLNEAKVILVGQGTVGKTSLVKRLLDNQFDAGERKTDGINIRDWQITANNEQVKLRVWDFGGQEIMQGVSQLGTE; translated from the coding sequence ATGACAGATGCAGAGTTATTGGCAATAATCGCACAAGCAGAACGTGAGGGCTGGACGGAACTCGATTTGTCGGGGAATGGTTTAGAAATATTGCCTCCTGAAATTGGGAAACTGCATAGTCTCAAAAAACTTGTTTTGGGGAAACTAGATTTGAAGCTAAGTAGTTCTAGCGGAAATCTTCTAACTACGTTACCAAACGAGATCTCTCAACTCACAAATCTGCAAGAGATTTATATCCATAGAAATCAAATCAGCATTATTCCAGATTCGATAACCAAACTTATCAATCTAAGAATACTTGATTTCTCTCTAAACAAAATTTCGACGATACCAGATGTAATCGCCCAATTATCAAATCTAACTACGCTTAACCTCTCTAACAACCAAATTAGGAGAATACCAGACGCGATCGCCCAATTATCAAATCTGACTACGCTTAACCTCTCTATCAACCAAATTAGGAGAATACCAGACGCGATCGCCCAATTATCAAATCTGACTACGCTTAACCTCTCTATCAACCAAATTACGGCGATACCAGACGTGATCGCCCAATTATCAAATCTGACTACGCTTTCCCTCAATAACAACCAAATTACGGCGATACCAGACGTGATCGCTCAATTATCAAATCTCACTGAGCTTTACCTCTGGGAAAACCAAATTACGCAGATACCAGATGCGATTGCCCAATTACTAAATCTGACTACGCTTAATCTCGGTAACAACCAAATAAGGCAGATACCAGAAGGGATTGGTAACTTAGCCAATCTCCAAAACCTTAACATTGGAAGCAATCAACTTCATACTCTACCAGTGAGTATTTCGCAATTAAGTAAATTAAAATATCTGAATATTGGATTACTTTTTGGACGAGTTTCCAGTGGACAAGGAAATAAATTCATAGAGATTCCAAACTCTATTTTTAGTATATCTAGTTTGGAAAGCCTTAACCTATCGTGTAATTTGATTACGCAGATACCAGACGAGATCGCCAACTTAGCAAATCTGACTACGCTTAATCTCGATAGCAACAAAATCACGGCGATACCAGACGTGATCGCTAACTTAGCAAATCTGACTACGCTTAATCTAGAGGGAAATCCTTTACCAATTCCGCCAGAAATTCTCAATGACAGGAACAACCCTAAAGCACTATTTGATTTTTGGTTGGAACGACCAAGACAGCCATTAAACGAAGCGAAAGTGATTTTAGTTGGACAGGGAACCGTAGGCAAAACCTCACTGGTCAAGCGCTTACTCGACAATCAATTTGATGCAGGCGAACGTAAAACCGATGGTATTAATATTCGTGATTGGCAGATTACAGCCAACAATGAACAAGTGAAACTGCGGGTTTGGGACTTTGGCGGACAGGAAATCATGCAGGGAGTATCTCAATTAGGCACTGAGTAG